Sequence from the Microbacterium faecale genome:
AGCTCTGCGCGGCGCCGGAGCTATCACCTTGAGACGCTCGCGATGGGACGCCATCGCGGGCGAGGTTTCTCGGCGGCGCAAGATGAGACGTGCGTGGCTCCGCGCGACTCCGCAGAATGATCGGACGACAGAGCACCGAGGAGGCTCCCATGGAAGGCATCACGAACTGGACCGGCAGAGTCGCCGTCGTCACGGGCGGCGCGAGCGGCATCGGCAAGGGCATCGCCGGCGCGTTCCGCGGGGAGGGCGCGACGGTCGTCATCGCGGACCGGGACGCCACTGCTCTCGCGCAGGTCCAGCAGGAGGGCTACGCGACGGTCGAAACTGATGTCACCGCGGCGGACAGCGTCGCCGCGCTCGCCGAGCGCGTCGTCGGCGACCATGGCCGCGTGGACGTCGTCGTCAACAACGCAGGCGTCGGCCCGAAGGGGGCCGCCGCCGATCTCACCCTGGAGGACTGGCGCTGGGTGCTCGACGTCAACCTCATGGGAGTGGTCCACGGAATCCAGGCGTTCCTGCCGCACCTGACGGCGAACCCGCACGGCGCGTGGATCGTCAACACCGCGTCGATGTCACGCTTCTTCACGCCTCCGGGCTACGCCCCGTACGTCGCCAGCAAAGCCGCCGTCGAGGGCTTGAGTCTCACGCTGGCCGCCGAGCTCGCAGCCGACGACGCACAGGTCGGCGTTACCGTGCTCCACCCCGGCGCCGTCCGCACCAACATCAAGGCGAGCCTGCGGAACCGCCCCGCCGGGAGTGCCGGTGGCCTCGTCGATTTCGACATCGCTCAAAAGATCGTCGACGATGACATGTGGATCGGGCCGGAGGAAGCCGGAGCGATCGTCGTTCGCGCCGTTCGCAATGGCGACCGGTACGCATTCACCCATCCCGGCATGCGCAGCGATGTGCGATCGGCGTTCGACGCGGTACTGGAGGGAATGGATAAGTACACCTGAGACCCTTCCCTCCGCCGCGCCGTATGTCGTCGGTGGCCGACGGCGGGCGGGCGCACGCTGAGATCACGAGCTTCCCGAAATGACAGCGTTTACCCTCGAAGCATGGGATTCATCATCCGCTCGATCGTCAACGGGTTCGCCATCTGGGTGCTGTCGCTCATCCCGTTCCTGCAGATCTCGGTGACCCCGTTCGCTCCGGGTCGCGACCTGCAGCTGCTTCTCACGTTGCTGGCGCTCGGGGGGCTGTTCGGCCTCGTGAACAGCATCATCGGCACGATCATCAAGATCGTGGCGTTCCCCCTGTTCGTCCTCACCCTCGGGCTCGTCTCGCTCCTGCTCAACGGTGTGTTGCTCATCGTCACGGCCTGGATCACGGGGTTCTGGAGCTGGGGTCTCGACGTCGAGGCGTTCTGGCCGGGCGTGCTCGCCGGCATCCTGCTCAGCATCATCAACTGGATCTTCGGGATCATCCTGCGCCCGCAGCGTAAGAAGCGACGCGACTAACTGCCGCCGTCGCCGAGGTCGGCGCCCGGCGCCGGTCCCGCCGCGCGAAACACGAAGCTCTCCACGGACGCGGCTTCGGAGAGCCGGTCGAAGTACGCGCGCACGCTCTCGGCGCGTGCGTCTCCGGATTCCTCGAAGATGCGTGCCGTCTCGGCGTATGCGCCGACGCGATGCGCGGAGACGTCCCACTCGAACGGGCCGGTGTCGGCCGGGTCCGACGTGCGCCGGATGAGCAGGCTCTCCTCATCGCCAAGGCGCATCGGGGATCCGCCGTCGGCGAGCGCGGCAACAGGATCGTCGTGGTGCGCGAGCGTGAGCGACGTGACGTCGTCGCCGAGCGGAATGCGCAGCGGCGACCCGATCGTCGTCACGTGCTGCACGTCGAAGTCGCTGTCGGTAGCGAGGCGCTGCGCCACCATCCCTCCTTGCGAGAACCCCGTGACGTCGACGACGGATCCCGGCCCGGCGCCCGCCCGCTCGAGCGACTCCCGTACGAAGTCATAGCCATCGGACTCGGGAAGCCCGACGAAGAGGCCCGCGTTGCCGTCCCAGCTGAACGGGTCGCTGGTGTTCCACGGCGCACCGCGCGATCCGCTGATGTACGCCGCGAACCGCTCCTCGCCGTTCGGCATGCGATACCTGTCCACCCGTACTCGCGCGTCGTCTCCCCACTCCGGATTCTCGCCGTTCGGGATCCGTGCGATCGAGTCGGCGAGGCCGCGCGGCGACGACCCCGCGCCCATGATCGCCATGCCGACCATGGGGACGATGCGCTCGACTCTGTTCGGTCCGCTCGCGTTGCGCGCGCGTGCCCGGCGCGTCTCACCGAGCGACCCCGGCCCCATTCTGAACCGACCGCGCAGAGCGCGCATCGCGAGCAGCAGCCCCGTCATGGCCGCGGCCCCCGCAGGACCAGCGCCGCGCCAGGCATCGACGAGCGCGTCACCCGTAGAGGCACGCCACGCCTGCCAGAGGTGCTCGGCCTCGTCCACCGCGGCGGGATTGCGCTCGGCGAGGTCCGCGAGTTCGTCGCGCACGAGGGATCCGTCGGAGGTGCGCGCCCGCGCACCCTCGATCGCGAGGAGCGTGCGCAGTTCGAGCGCGATGTACGCGTCTGCAGCAAGACGCAGGCTGGCTGCGAGCTCGAGCGCCCGGTCATGCCACCATCCGCTGCACAGCGACATCAGGGTCGGGCGCACGATGATCAGCGGCACGTCCGTCGGCACGGACTCCTGCAACCGGGTCGACTGATCGACATGGTCGACACCACGTCGCACCGCCTCCGCGGCGAGTTCGACGCGCACGGCGAGCGCCCGCAGCTCCTCGGGATCGACGGCGACGACCGACCCCTGCGTCACGTCGAGCGTCACCGCAGCACCAGCCGGTTACCCTGCGTGAGAAGCGCATCGGCCTCGTTCACGCACTCCACAACGCCCCGCTCCGCGATGGTCACGAGCTGGCCCACCGAATCCTGGAAGCCTCGCGCCGCGAACGACC
This genomic interval carries:
- a CDS encoding phage holin family protein; this translates as MGFIIRSIVNGFAIWVLSLIPFLQISVTPFAPGRDLQLLLTLLALGGLFGLVNSIIGTIIKIVAFPLFVLTLGLVSLLLNGVLLIVTAWITGFWSWGLDVEAFWPGVLAGILLSIINWIFGIILRPQRKKRRD
- a CDS encoding SDR family oxidoreductase, which gives rise to MEGITNWTGRVAVVTGGASGIGKGIAGAFRGEGATVVIADRDATALAQVQQEGYATVETDVTAADSVAALAERVVGDHGRVDVVVNNAGVGPKGAAADLTLEDWRWVLDVNLMGVVHGIQAFLPHLTANPHGAWIVNTASMSRFFTPPGYAPYVASKAAVEGLSLTLAAELAADDAQVGVTVLHPGAVRTNIKASLRNRPAGSAGGLVDFDIAQKIVDDDMWIGPEEAGAIVVRAVRNGDRYAFTHPGMRSDVRSAFDAVLEGMDKYT